The DNA window TTTGGTAATATTAAATAAAAAGGAGGTGAAAGAATGCGAAAAATTTTGATTACCCCTAAACTACTTATTCTATTAATTTTTGGTAGTTTAGTTGTTCTATCCCTGAACAGTGCATCTGCAGCTAGTGCAGATCATATCAACGTTAATGGATCATCTGGAAACGATTCATGGAATGGTTTAACACCAGAAACTGCCAAGCTAACCACTAAAAATGCTACGGCCTCTGTGAAAGCAGGGGGTTCAGTTTCACAAACACTATCCGATAATACAGATTTTGTTCGAATGGGCACAAAAGTCGAAGTAGATTCTGTAACAAACTTCGGTGGACAGGCAATTACCATAAGCGCCCATGTAACAGATGAAAATAATAACAATGTTAACAACGGACTTGTAACCTTTATAATAAACGCTGAAAAATACACATTTTACATAAACAATGGATTAGCATCATTTACTGGGGTGATACCAAGAGATTGGTATTCTGTAGTATACCCCATAACTGCAAAGTATGATGGAACAGGAACCATTTATGAGAACAGCACAGGAACTGGGGGCTTGAATGTTACCAAAACACCAACCAGTTTAACTGTGGATGATGTTAAGGGTGATTCTGGAGATACTGTAAATCTACATGCGCATTTAACGGATTACTATGGATCTAACATATCTGGAGCTACTATAACATTTTATATGGGCAGTGTCGCGGTTATTGGGACAACAGACTTTAACGGAGATGCAATTATTAGTTACATCATCACTAAAATACCAGATAAGAGTTTCACAGCCAATTTTGATGGAAATAAAATTTTTAATTCATCTTCAACCACAGGTTCATTGATCATTGACAGACTACCAACAACTATAACTGTGCAGGATCTAAGCAGCGTGCACGGTGATAAAGTTATTCTCAAAGCTGTGCTGAAGGATAAAAATGATAACCAATTAGCAGGTAAAACCATAACCTTTGTTATCAATGGTCAAACTATTGGAGAAGCTGTAACAGACAGCAATGGCTCAGCTACATTAAGTTACATCATAAAACAAACCATTGGAAACTATAATATCACTGCAAACTTTGAGTACGACGATATCTATGCTGCTTCAACAAACGGTGGAATACTCAAAGTATATCCAATAAGTACGCATCTTTTAGTGGATGATGTTACTGGGAAGGAAGGAGGTCATATAAACCTAACTGCGGTATTGAAAGATGAAAATAATAGCTTATTATCTAATAAAATCGTAGCCTTTGCTATCAATGGTCAAACTATTGGAACAGCTGTAACTGACAGCACTGGATCTGCAAAGTTGAGTTACATCATAAAACAAACCATTGGAAACTATAATATCACCACCTACTTTGAGCAGGACGATATCTATGCTGCTTCAACGAACAGAGGAATACTCAAAGTAAATCCAATAAGCACTCATTTAATGGTGAGTAATGTTACTGGGAAGTATGGAGGTCATATAAACTTCACAGCGGTACTGAAAGATGAAGATATCAACCCATTATCAGGTAAAACCATAAACTTTGCCATTAACGGCCAAAGTATTGGAACAGCTGTAACTGATGGCAATGGATCAGCAGCGTTGAGTTACATCATAAAACAAACCATTGGAAACTACAATATCACTGCAAACTTTAAACAAGATGCTTTATACGCTGCTTCAACTAACGGTGGAATACTCAAAGTATATCCAATAAGTACGCATCTTTTAGTGGATGATGTTACGGGGAAACATGGGGATCATACAAATCTAACTGCAGTGCTGAAAGATGTAGATAACAGCCCATTATCTGGTAAAACCATAATATTCTATTTAAATGGGGATAAAATTGGTAGTAAAACAACAGACAGTACTGGATCTGCAACGTTGAGTTACATCATAAAACAAACTATTGGAAACTACAATATCACTGGAAACTTTAAACAGGACGATATCTATGCCGCTTCAACTAACAAAGGAACACTCAAAGTAAATCCAACAAACACCAAGTTCGTAGTCAAAAACATCACTGTTAAAAATGGTGATAAAACCAACTTGAAAGCTGTTTTAAAAGATGAACTTGGCAATCCTGTTTCAGGTAAAACCATAAACTTCATAATAAACAGCAAAATCATAGGAAAGGCCATCACAGACGTGAATGGAACTGCAAACATGTACCTCATTACACATAGTTCTGGAAATTTCATTGTAAACACCATATTCACTGGAGATACTATATATTCCGGAAGTAATGGAACTGGTAAATTAAATGTAACTCCATGGGCCAAGCTTAACATTAAAACAACGATAAACGTCAAACATCCACAGGTTGGTAAAACATTCACCATTAACTTTAAACTAGGAAATAAGGGACCAGACACGGCAAAAAAAGTGGTAGTAAGCTTTAAAGTACCTGAAGGACTGAAATTTGTAACTGGAACTTCAGATTATGGGAAATATAAATTTGACACACGAACAAAAACACTCACTTGGAAACTAGACAAGTTGGATCTTGGGGATCCAAACCTTAAAATCACATTAAAAGCCATAAAAAGTGCAAAATACACTATTAAACCAAAAATCAGTGCCAATACAACTACAAAAATAACAAACAACGGAACAATCAACATTCAAATAATTAAAAACCAATAATAAAAACAATACCAATGAAACAGTAAATAAAACCCCAATCAAAGTACTACCAAACACAGG is part of the Methanobacterium lacus genome and encodes:
- a CDS encoding Ig-like domain repeat protein — encoded protein: MRKILITPKLLILLIFGSLVVLSLNSASAASADHINVNGSSGNDSWNGLTPETAKLTTKNATASVKAGGSVSQTLSDNTDFVRMGTKVEVDSVTNFGGQAITISAHVTDENNNNVNNGLVTFIINAEKYTFYINNGLASFTGVIPRDWYSVVYPITAKYDGTGTIYENSTGTGGLNVTKTPTSLTVDDVKGDSGDTVNLHAHLTDYYGSNISGATITFYMGSVAVIGTTDFNGDAIISYIITKIPDKSFTANFDGNKIFNSSSTTGSLIIDRLPTTITVQDLSSVHGDKVILKAVLKDKNDNQLAGKTITFVINGQTIGEAVTDSNGSATLSYIIKQTIGNYNITANFEYDDIYAASTNGGILKVYPISTHLLVDDVTGKEGGHINLTAVLKDENNSLLSNKIVAFAINGQTIGTAVTDSTGSAKLSYIIKQTIGNYNITTYFEQDDIYAASTNRGILKVNPISTHLMVSNVTGKYGGHINFTAVLKDEDINPLSGKTINFAINGQSIGTAVTDGNGSAALSYIIKQTIGNYNITANFKQDALYAASTNGGILKVYPISTHLLVDDVTGKHGDHTNLTAVLKDVDNSPLSGKTIIFYLNGDKIGSKTTDSTGSATLSYIIKQTIGNYNITGNFKQDDIYAASTNKGTLKVNPTNTKFVVKNITVKNGDKTNLKAVLKDELGNPVSGKTINFIINSKIIGKAITDVNGTANMYLITHSSGNFIVNTIFTGDTIYSGSNGTGKLNVTPWAKLNIKTTINVKHPQVGKTFTINFKLGNKGPDTAKKVVVSFKVPEGLKFVTGTSDYGKYKFDTRTKTLTWKLDKLDLGDPNLKITLKAIKSAKYTIKPKISANTTTKITNNGTINIQIIKNQ